In Nitrospirota bacterium, one genomic interval encodes:
- a CDS encoding flagellar hook-length control protein FliK, which yields MQLPLIINADNVLTLLKSYGKGLNLKINDIISAEVLNVLDSGDVSLRIQQKNGESGIIVARSDIALTKGMTVQFRVTASDAEIKLQFMGTASEGNQMVGKTGEELLPQRVLRMLSEFAGSRLKPDDLTLMEDIFQALPEKIKTTFPEFRAIERIMPEIEKLSSELLKKSVEDSGILFETKLKLAVLEHGLDSSSERLKTLLSGGDHKLELLRLREALHDTQLTTALQRAGIRPSEVGGLVDKLIKNIEFFQVTSQVNNAVYTFLPIAWQELKEGELSFKKGQDSRGESYSCDINLDLEPAGRLSVSVTLFENSFYLSFYAADQKLRELISAGKGLLEKRFHDAGLPLMVVNIAHRQEIDFGAKKTQGLNIKV from the coding sequence ATGCAACTCCCTCTGATCATAAATGCAGACAATGTTCTTACCCTCCTTAAGTCCTATGGCAAGGGCCTTAATCTCAAGATCAATGACATCATATCGGCAGAGGTCCTTAATGTGCTCGACTCCGGTGATGTCTCACTCCGCATTCAACAGAAAAACGGAGAGAGCGGCATTATCGTCGCCAGGTCAGACATTGCTCTGACAAAAGGCATGACGGTGCAGTTCCGGGTGACTGCCAGCGATGCAGAGATCAAGCTCCAGTTTATGGGCACGGCATCGGAAGGCAATCAGATGGTCGGGAAGACCGGAGAAGAACTGCTGCCCCAGAGGGTCCTGAGAATGCTTTCTGAATTCGCCGGCTCGAGGCTGAAACCGGATGACCTCACCCTGATGGAAGATATCTTTCAGGCCCTTCCCGAGAAGATCAAGACGACATTTCCTGAGTTCAGGGCTATCGAGAGGATTATGCCCGAGATCGAAAAACTGAGTTCCGAACTACTGAAAAAATCCGTGGAAGACTCGGGCATCCTCTTTGAGACCAAGTTAAAGCTTGCGGTTCTGGAGCATGGACTTGACAGCAGCAGTGAGAGGCTGAAGACTCTGTTGAGCGGCGGGGACCATAAACTGGAACTCCTGAGGCTCAGGGAGGCGCTGCATGATACTCAATTGACAACTGCGCTGCAGCGGGCAGGCATTAGACCGTCGGAAGTGGGAGGCCTGGTCGATAAACTGATAAAAAATATTGAGTTTTTTCAGGTAACGTCCCAGGTCAATAATGCTGTGTATACTTTTCTGCCGATTGCCTGGCAGGAATTGAAAGAAGGAGAGCTTTCTTTCAAGAAGGGACAGGACAGCAGAGGAGAGTCCTATTCCTGTGATATCAATCTAGACCTTGAACCGGCCGGCAGGCTTTCCGTCTCTGTCACGCTTTTTGAGAACAGCTTTTATCTCTCTTTTTATGCCGCTGACCAGAAGCTCAGAGAGCTCATCAGCGCCGGGAAAGGGTTGCTTGAAAAGAGATTCCATGATGCGGGACTGCCGTTGATGGTCGTCAATATTGCCCACAGACAGGAGATTGACTTTGGTGCAAAGAAGACGCAGGGTCTGAACATCAAAGTGTAG
- a CDS encoding EscU/YscU/HrcU family type III secretion system export apparatus switch protein gives MNRDPKQTKAAAVKYQHGDDRAPRVVAKGKGALAEKILETARKHGIPIREDKTLVEILSSLELYEEIPPKLYKAVAEILAFIYAINGKAKGETR, from the coding sequence ATGAACAGGGACCCCAAACAGACAAAGGCTGCGGCTGTCAAATACCAGCATGGGGACGACCGTGCCCCCAGGGTCGTTGCCAAGGGAAAGGGGGCGCTTGCCGAAAAGATCCTCGAAACGGCCCGTAAGCACGGCATTCCGATCAGGGAAGACAAGACCCTTGTCGAGATTCTTTCGTCGCTGGAACTTTATGAAGAGATCCCGCCCAAACTGTACAAGGCTGTTGCAGAAATCCTTGCATTTATCTATGCCATTAATGGAAAGGCCAAGGGGGAGACGCGATAG
- the cysC gene encoding adenylyl-sulfate kinase, with amino-acid sequence MTENVVWHERLVSRRERNRMNKHKSGVVWFTGLSASGKSTIAHHLEKELFDRGIRSYVLDGDNVRHGINSNLGFSREDRKENLRRIAEVSKLYVDAGIVVLAAFISPYREDRAYVKEVVGSEDFFEIYVQCSLDVCEMRDPKGLYKKARAGLIKNYTGIDAPYEEPLAPDLAINTAELDVDSSVQSVLTFLDERKFILLL; translated from the coding sequence GCTCGTATCCCGCCGTGAGCGGAACCGCATGAACAAGCATAAAAGCGGGGTTGTCTGGTTCACGGGTTTGTCAGCCTCGGGCAAGTCCACCATTGCCCATCACCTTGAGAAGGAACTCTTCGACCGGGGAATCAGGTCCTATGTCCTGGATGGTGACAACGTCCGCCATGGCATTAATTCAAATCTCGGCTTCAGCCGCGAAGACCGGAAAGAGAATCTGCGCAGGATAGCCGAGGTATCAAAACTGTATGTCGATGCAGGCATTGTTGTGCTCGCTGCCTTCATCTCCCCCTACCGTGAAGACAGGGCCTATGTGAAAGAGGTGGTCGGCTCTGAGGATTTTTTCGAGATATATGTTCAGTGTTCTCTGGACGTATGTGAAATGAGGGACCCCAAGGGGTTATACAAAAAAGCACGGGCAGGCTTAATAAAAAACTATACCGGCATAGATGCGCCCTATGAAGAACCTCTTGCTCCTGATCTCGCCATAAATACCGCTGAGCTCGATGTCGACTCCTCCGTTCAAAGCGTCCTGACCTTTCTCGACGAACGGAAGTTCATTCTCCTTCTTTAG